The Solea senegalensis isolate Sse05_10M linkage group LG14, IFAPA_SoseM_1, whole genome shotgun sequence genomic sequence AGACTTTTAAGCTCCTAAAACTTCTTAAAACTACATTTATACATTAGCAAGAGCCGAACATTTAAGTTGACAGAAAAAAAcgaaatacatataaaaatataagTTTTAACAGGCGACAAAACACCAATGAATTACAtggaaataatttaaaataacagaaaattcAGAGGACAACGTGAaattaaaaccaaatcattttggtttgtggacaaaacaagacattcaagaaaaGAATCATCTCCACGTTCGAAAACAGATCCAGTTTTTTCAAGattgtctgacattttacggaccaaacaagtaaaATAATCAACCAATGGTGCTACATGTACTAcctcagtttgagaaccatggagcTAAGAGatgagaaatgaatgaaagaacaATCCGATAAATAAAGGACATTTAACAGCACTTAACTGCCATGACATTTTATACTCTTTGAGGTGAGGTGAACCTCACACCATTTTCACAGTGAGGTCAGAGACTGTTGTAGCCGTTTCTGCGGCGATCTTTGATGAGCAGTAAGGTAAGCCCTAACATCAACATAAGGCCGACCGCCGTGGCCCCGAGGACGATGGGAACTACTCGATTATTAAAGTCCGCCAAGCACTCCACGTCTGAAAAagtggagagaagaaggaaaataatTGACTGTCATAATTTGTTACTGCTCATTTTAAACTGGCATTGCcactttattcacttttttctATACTAACTTAATTTTGCATGCccttagttttatttgttttgtttttttaatgtaaacctTGTCACACCGTGGCTCTGAGAGTAAAGCAATTTCAATCCTCTGTAGTGTATGTCCTGTACATGGGGCAGAACTGACAATAAAGCAAACCttaacctgaacctgaaccttaCAGATGTTCACTACACTGCACAGTGTTCAGTaatgaaatgatttctttttaccACTCATAACATGACGATTCTCAGCTGGTTTGATGATTTTAAAGATTCACCGTTTAGTAAAACAATGATTGGGAGACATAGAATTTGAGTCCCTGACTCAGTGACCCTCACCTTCTCCAGAGAGTCCTCTGGGTGGTGTGAAGGCCTGTATCTTCAGAGGGACCAGTTTGAGCCTCAGCTCAGGTGACATCAGAAGCAGAGTCCCAGATTTGCACGTGAAGATCTGACCGTTAGCTGTTGTGAACAACCTGCCATTGTCCAACAAGCCCGAGTAAGTCTTATCTGAGAGGATATAAAACAGGGACATGTTACCAAATGAGATATTATTCCTCATCATTAGAAACAGGA encodes the following:
- the LOC122780865 gene encoding lysosome-associated membrane glycoprotein 3 yields the protein MLKGLDGKPCIKVTMGAEFIITEKTTWYFSVDPSRISTSGQCDKDAAVLSLNLTDNAGKLQLTFRKEKQVHYITKLTAHLSPLPVCQRCANKTYSGLLDNGRLFTTANGQIFTCKSGTLLLMSPELRLKLVPLKIQAFTPPRGLSGEDVECLADFNNRVVPIVLGATAVGLMLMLGLTLLLIKDRRRNGYNSL